In a genomic window of Tripterygium wilfordii isolate XIE 37 chromosome 8, ASM1340144v1, whole genome shotgun sequence:
- the LOC120003429 gene encoding cyclin-U4-1: MADLQETMAMPKAISFLSTLLQRVADSNDLNRRFQPQKISVFHGLTRPTISIQNYLERIFKYANCSQSCFVVAYVYLHRFAQRQPSLPINSFNVHRLLITSVLVSAKFMDDIFYNNAYYAKVGGISTTEMNLLEVDFLFGLGFELNVTPNTFYTYCSFLEREMLKQSPPQLVIEPLHHQLKQLHLRCFNEDDSTHQKQLAV; this comes from the exons ATGGCTGATTTACAAGAGACCATGGCGATGCCCAAGGCGATATCTTTCCTCTCTACACTCCTCCAGCGAGTCGCTGATTCGAACGATCTCAACCGGCGATTCCAGCCCCAGAAGATCTCTGTTTTTCATGGACTCACTAGACCCACAATCTCCATCCAGAATTACCTTGAGAGGATCTTCAAGTACGCCAATTGTAGCCAGTCTTGCTTTGTGGTTGCTTATGTATATCTTCATCGGTTCGCTCAGAGACAGCCTTCTTTGCCTATCAATTCCTTCAACGTTCATAGGTTGCTCATCACCAGTGTCTTGGTCTCTGCCAAATTCATGGATGACAT ATTCTACAACAATGCATACTATGCCAAAGTGGGAGGAATCAGCACAACAGAGATGAATCTTCTTGAAGTAGACTTCTTGTTTGGGCTGGGCTTTGAACTAAACGTGACGCCCAACACCTTCTACACATACTGTTCTTTCCTTGAAAGAGAAATGTTGAAGCAATCTCCTCCACAACTAGTAATAGAGCCTCTGCATCATCAACTAAAGCAGCTTCACCTTCGCTGTTTCAATGAAGATGACTCCACCCATCAAAAGCAACTGGCTGTTTAA